Proteins from a genomic interval of Bacteroidota bacterium:
- a CDS encoding guanylate cyclase, with the protein MSKIKAIATEQLDYTISGIKLRYGITEIMMMMGSHFFKIVSYLLTFIIIFAIAAVVIPYIDRAKQYPMFQFIAKSADTATTLLRQQVPTKIKGNEVGIWIIIIGALIFKSSSRSFSEKLGEKVYFIHFKRKYKFWKSQQHIKEGSAITNKLDQTLNNLEKAKPKEREEILKQFIETKKKLDAMGRDLAFLSIDVVESTKMKEGEEKAFVEHDFREFKRFVDGVLLTNNVLKTTWTPDGVMSCFERVDQAVTAGRQVIIGLEAFNKNIKTMKRDFVVRGGVNSGFVYYNPNLPLEEIADRVIDIAGHFQKHAKPNSIWIAKPSIEPLATRDGFLPTTEVVDGYEVYEWKKQ; encoded by the coding sequence ATGTCGAAGATTAAAGCTATAGCAACGGAACAACTCGATTATACGATAAGCGGAATTAAATTAAGATATGGTATTACAGAAATTATGATGATGATGGGTTCACATTTTTTTAAAATAGTTTCATACCTTCTCACCTTCATAATTATATTTGCAATCGCTGCCGTTGTTATTCCATATATTGATCGAGCAAAACAATATCCGATGTTCCAGTTCATCGCAAAGTCTGCTGATACAGCAACCACTCTGTTGCGTCAGCAAGTGCCGACAAAAATAAAGGGGAACGAGGTGGGAATTTGGATTATTATTATTGGTGCGTTAATTTTTAAAAGCTCATCCAGAAGTTTTTCAGAGAAGTTGGGCGAAAAGGTTTATTTTATACACTTCAAACGAAAATATAAATTTTGGAAATCGCAACAGCATATTAAAGAAGGTTCGGCCATCACAAATAAATTAGACCAAACTTTGAATAATTTGGAAAAAGCAAAGCCCAAGGAGAGGGAAGAAATATTAAAACAGTTTATCGAAACAAAGAAAAAATTAGATGCTATGGGAAGAGATTTAGCTTTTCTCTCGATTGATGTAGTTGAATCTACAAAAATGAAAGAGGGGGAAGAAAAAGCTTTTGTTGAGCATGATTTCAGAGAATTTAAACGTTTTGTTGATGGCGTGTTACTTACAAATAATGTTTTAAAAACTACATGGACACCTGATGGAGTTATGTCGTGTTTCGAACGTGTCGATCAAGCTGTTACTGCAGGACGGCAGGTTATTATTGGACTTGAAGCGTTCAACAAAAATATAAAAACTATGAAGCGCGATTTTGTTGTGAGGGGTGGAGTGAATTCGGGATTTGTTTATTACAACCCAAACTTACCACTCGAAGAAATTGCCGACCGTGTAATTGATATTGCAGGGCATTTCCAAAAACATGCGAAACCGAATTCAATTTGGATTGCTAAGCCATCAATTGAGCCGCTCGCTACTCGCGATGGTTTTCTTCCAACCACCGAAGTTGTGGATGGATATGAGGTCTATGAGTGGAAGAAGCAGTAA
- a CDS encoding histone deacetylase, whose protein sequence is MLEGNRNRREGVTILPAKSKTGFVYHDQFLLHHTGVGHPEKPDRLKAIVSQLQTTGVWNNLQHLFIDSAPTETIRLVHSSQHIKYVKERCEQAGESGNLFLDQGDTTVSSNSYSVAILAAGGVVAAVDAVCSGVLTNAFCAIRPPGHHAETNTPMGFCLFNNVAIAARYAQEKFNVRNVAIVDWDVHHGNGTQEIFYNDPSVFYISTHQYPFYPGTGAKSERGAGKGEGFTLNCPMKAGSSEADYLQTFKTEIVPVLDTYQPELILISAGFDAHQDDPLANINLTENSFGLFTELLVEVALKYSDNKIVSVLEGGYNLNALSKSVQKHIEILMKP, encoded by the coding sequence ATGTTGGAAGGAAATCGAAACAGACGAGAAGGAGTAACCATTTTGCCCGCGAAGTCGAAAACCGGTTTTGTTTATCACGATCAATTTTTACTACACCACACAGGCGTCGGTCATCCTGAAAAACCTGATAGATTAAAAGCGATTGTATCGCAATTACAAACTACAGGCGTGTGGAATAATCTTCAACATCTTTTCATCGATTCTGCACCAACCGAAACAATCCGGCTTGTCCATTCTTCGCAGCATATTAAATACGTGAAAGAGAGATGCGAGCAAGCAGGTGAGTCGGGGAATTTGTTTCTCGATCAGGGTGATACGACGGTTTCCTCGAACTCATACAGCGTCGCTATTCTTGCAGCTGGCGGAGTTGTCGCAGCAGTCGATGCTGTGTGCAGCGGTGTATTAACAAATGCTTTTTGCGCCATCCGACCACCGGGACACCATGCTGAAACCAATACTCCGATGGGGTTTTGCCTCTTCAACAACGTTGCAATCGCAGCTCGGTATGCACAAGAAAAATTTAATGTCCGAAATGTTGCAATAGTCGATTGGGATGTTCATCACGGAAACGGTACACAGGAAATATTTTACAACGACCCCTCTGTTTTTTATATCAGTACACATCAATACCCTTTTTATCCAGGAACAGGTGCGAAGTCGGAACGAGGCGCCGGTAAGGGCGAAGGTTTTACTCTAAACTGCCCGATGAAAGCAGGTAGCAGCGAAGCCGATTACTTGCAAACATTCAAAACCGAAATCGTTCCTGTATTGGATACCTACCAACCAGAACTGATTCTGATTTCGGCAGGATTCGATGCTCATCAAGATGATCCACTTGCCAATATCAATCTCACTGAAAATTCGTTCGGTCTATTTACTGAATTATTAGTAGAAGTTGCCTTGAAATATTCCGACAATAAAATTGTATCAGTTTTGGAAGGTGGTTACAATTTAAACGCTTTGAGTAAAAGTGTTCAAAAACATATTGAAATCTTAATGAAACCTTGA
- a CDS encoding ATP-binding protein: protein MKNIQKKIEVPVSKLRWRFDISKLKFNSFEEILPSKEIIGQERALRALRLGLEMKHFGYNVFVAGFSGTGRTTTIKRLLKEFEAKKTDLSDFCYLHNFDNPDQPILVQIKAGEGSALKKEMADFLDDMLRDIPAVFESKRYQEERKRILEHFQSRQRTVLKEFEKKVKAKGFEVVQVQVGTTMRPDVVPVINDVSVNFEQIDTMIQQGEITRERVEELYHGRRNLESQMEIIMREMRNIERKLNESIDELGVKSVLPIVREHVDKICKKFSCDKLFGFMENLEENILSNLNRFNPHPPSQPVMPGDQSPPEEDEFIEFRVNVIVDNSKTEGAPIIIETNPRYKNIFGTIEREVDKNGVWRSNFTMIKAGSLLKANGGYLILNALDTLIEPSVWQTLKRTLRNQHLEIQSVETGVFGATSALKPQPIKLDVKVVMIGDAYIYSVLYDADDDFKKIFKVRADFDVVMEKNKSSINNYLNFIKMISDEEKLKALDKSAICEVIEYGVRLAGRQKKLSTRFNLVADVLRESNYWAMKDKTERITVKHVRKALDEKAFRLKMIEEKIQEMILDGTILIDSKGSVVGQVNGLSVYDFGEYAFGKPSRITVTTAMGKAGVINIEREAELSGPTHNKGVYILSGYLRSNYAQNKPLVMSASVAFEQSYGGVDGDSASSAEIYAILSSLAGIPLRQDIAVTGSVNQRGEIQPIGGINEKIEGFFDICKARGLTSKHGVLIPFQNIGDLMLRHDVIEEIKKGKFHVYAIKTIDEGIELLTGIPGGKKLKNGEYPKGTIHHLVDKRLTEFAKCWKEIETDEKE, encoded by the coding sequence ATGAAAAATATTCAAAAGAAAATCGAAGTTCCGGTCAGTAAATTGCGCTGGCGGTTTGATATAAGTAAATTAAAATTCAATTCATTTGAGGAAATTCTTCCATCGAAGGAAATTATCGGACAAGAACGTGCATTAAGAGCTTTACGCTTAGGTTTGGAGATGAAGCATTTCGGTTATAATGTTTTTGTTGCTGGATTCTCAGGTACCGGAAGAACTACCACGATCAAACGACTTCTAAAAGAATTTGAAGCTAAGAAAACAGATCTTTCCGATTTCTGTTATCTTCATAATTTCGATAATCCTGATCAACCGATTCTTGTACAAATAAAAGCCGGCGAGGGGAGTGCTTTAAAAAAAGAGATGGCTGATTTTCTCGATGACATGTTAAGAGATATACCCGCGGTGTTCGAGAGCAAACGGTATCAGGAGGAGCGGAAAAGAATTTTAGAACACTTTCAAAGCCGGCAACGGACTGTCCTGAAAGAATTCGAAAAAAAAGTTAAGGCAAAAGGTTTCGAAGTTGTTCAGGTTCAAGTTGGCACTACTATGAGACCCGATGTCGTACCTGTTATCAACGATGTGTCGGTCAATTTCGAACAAATCGATACGATGATTCAACAAGGCGAAATTACACGTGAACGTGTAGAGGAACTATATCATGGACGCCGTAATCTTGAATCGCAAATGGAAATTATCATGCGCGAGATGCGGAACATCGAACGCAAACTTAATGAATCGATAGATGAATTAGGCGTCAAATCGGTTTTACCGATTGTCCGGGAACACGTAGATAAGATTTGTAAAAAATTTTCCTGCGATAAGCTGTTCGGTTTTATGGAAAATCTTGAAGAGAATATATTATCGAATTTAAATCGCTTCAATCCGCATCCTCCATCTCAGCCGGTTATGCCGGGAGACCAATCGCCACCTGAAGAAGACGAGTTCATCGAATTCAGAGTAAATGTGATTGTCGATAATTCTAAAACTGAAGGAGCCCCGATAATAATAGAAACAAATCCACGGTATAAAAATATATTCGGAACAATTGAGCGTGAAGTGGATAAAAACGGTGTGTGGCGTTCAAATTTTACTATGATTAAAGCCGGTTCGTTATTAAAAGCAAACGGAGGTTACTTAATTTTAAATGCTCTCGATACTCTTATCGAACCGAGTGTTTGGCAAACACTGAAACGAACGCTGCGTAATCAGCATTTGGAAATTCAATCTGTTGAAACCGGTGTCTTCGGGGCTACATCTGCGTTAAAGCCGCAACCAATAAAATTAGATGTTAAGGTGGTGATGATAGGCGATGCCTACATTTATAGCGTACTGTATGATGCTGATGATGATTTCAAGAAAATATTTAAAGTTCGTGCCGATTTTGATGTAGTGATGGAAAAGAACAAATCTTCCATCAACAATTATTTGAATTTCATTAAGATGATTAGCGACGAAGAAAAACTCAAAGCGCTCGATAAATCTGCTATTTGCGAAGTAATCGAATATGGTGTGAGGTTAGCGGGGAGACAGAAGAAACTGTCCACCAGATTTAATTTAGTTGCCGATGTTTTGCGTGAATCGAATTACTGGGCGATGAAAGATAAAACTGAAAGGATTACAGTCAAACACGTTCGCAAAGCATTAGACGAAAAAGCTTTCCGTTTAAAAATGATCGAGGAAAAAATTCAGGAAATGATCCTTGACGGAACTATATTAATTGACAGCAAAGGTTCAGTTGTCGGTCAAGTAAACGGATTATCGGTTTATGACTTTGGAGAATATGCTTTTGGAAAACCGTCACGAATTACAGTTACTACTGCGATGGGTAAAGCAGGCGTAATCAACATCGAGAGAGAAGCCGAACTGAGCGGACCTACGCACAACAAAGGCGTGTATATTTTGAGTGGTTACTTACGCAGTAATTATGCTCAAAACAAACCACTCGTAATGAGTGCAAGCGTAGCTTTCGAGCAATCGTACGGTGGTGTTGATGGCGATAGTGCTTCATCGGCTGAAATTTATGCAATTCTTTCAAGTTTAGCCGGAATCCCGTTACGCCAAGACATCGCTGTAACCGGTTCTGTGAATCAACGCGGCGAAATCCAACCGATAGGCGGGATTAATGAAAAAATCGAAGGCTTCTTCGATATTTGCAAAGCTCGCGGGTTAACCAGTAAACATGGAGTTCTAATTCCTTTTCAAAATATTGGTGATTTAATGCTACGGCACGATGTAATTGAGGAAATCAAGAAGGGGAAGTTCCACGTTTATGCTATCAAAACAATTGATGAAGGAATTGAATTATTAACAGGTATTCCGGGGGGTAAAAAATTAAAAAACGGAGAATATCCAAAAGGAACTATTCATCATTTAGTAGATAAGCGGCTCACTGAATTTGCAAAATGTTGGAAGGAAATCGAAACAGACGAGAAGGAGTAA
- the rodA gene encoding rod shape-determining protein RodA, which translates to MQNWFSENINFGILISTLLLVLIGLGSIYSATYDAGASDFFNRQLIWAGIGLVAMLVVMFVPFRTLQLLSYPLYIFSILMLIAVLIFGKTVAGSKSWFGFGTFGLQPSEFVKVTCVLALATYLSDKKINLSRFKNLIVALLIVLIPVVLIIRQPDVGTAIIYILMLIPVLYWAGASLTLLLIIISPAAAAVAALFGITPFLIVLAALLITFFVLKENKLISAIIFSITVLVGVSVQFIYGKLAPYQQKRIDAFLNPEADPLGSGYNVIQSKVAIGSGGVFGKGFLEGSQTQLNFIPAQWTDFIYCVPAEEFGFVGSILILILFAYILFRSINVASTAKSRYASLVTMGVVSIFTAHILINIGMVMGIMPVIGVPLPLLSYGGSFLLSTMLMVGLLLNMYINRKEY; encoded by the coding sequence ATGCAAAACTGGTTTTCTGAAAATATTAATTTTGGTATTCTGATTTCTACTCTGCTATTAGTTCTCATCGGACTTGGCTCAATCTATTCAGCGACTTATGATGCAGGCGCTTCCGATTTCTTTAACCGACAGCTAATTTGGGCGGGTATCGGCTTGGTTGCTATGTTAGTTGTGATGTTCGTTCCTTTCCGGACGTTGCAGTTGCTTTCATATCCACTGTATATTTTTTCCATTTTAATGTTAATAGCTGTGTTGATTTTTGGAAAAACTGTGGCGGGTTCTAAAAGCTGGTTTGGCTTCGGGACATTCGGACTTCAACCTTCGGAGTTTGTAAAAGTAACATGTGTACTGGCGCTTGCTACTTATCTTTCGGATAAAAAAATAAATTTGTCCCGATTTAAAAATCTAATCGTTGCACTCTTAATAGTTTTAATACCAGTTGTACTAATCATCCGTCAACCGGATGTGGGTACTGCAATCATATATATTTTGATGCTTATTCCGGTTTTGTACTGGGCAGGTGCATCGTTGACTTTGCTGCTGATAATAATTTCCCCCGCAGCAGCGGCAGTTGCTGCTTTGTTTGGAATAACTCCTTTCTTGATCGTTCTTGCAGCGCTTTTAATTACTTTCTTTGTGTTAAAAGAAAATAAATTAATTTCTGCAATTATTTTTTCGATAACTGTGTTAGTTGGGGTTTCAGTACAGTTTATATATGGCAAGTTAGCTCCTTACCAACAAAAACGAATCGATGCGTTTTTAAATCCCGAAGCCGATCCATTAGGGTCTGGTTATAACGTAATTCAATCGAAAGTTGCTATTGGTTCAGGGGGTGTCTTCGGGAAAGGTTTTTTGGAAGGAAGTCAAACGCAATTGAATTTTATACCGGCTCAATGGACTGATTTTATTTACTGCGTTCCGGCAGAGGAGTTTGGTTTCGTAGGTTCAATTTTAATTTTAATTCTCTTTGCTTATATTCTCTTTAGAAGTATTAACGTTGCTTCGACAGCTAAGAGCAGATATGCAAGTTTGGTTACAATGGGTGTTGTTTCAATTTTTACGGCTCATATTTTAATTAACATTGGAATGGTAATGGGAATAATGCCGGTCATCGGAGTTCCGCTTCCTCTTTTAAGTTACGGCGGCTCGTTCCTGCTGTCAACAATGTTGATGGTTGGTTTACTTCTTAATATGTACATTAATCGGAAAGAGTACTGA
- the mrdA gene encoding penicillin-binding protein 2: MTENVTYHSRKNVFYVILGIVFLVFLGRLIQLQFLYSEKYGKMSSENAIRNVAVAPLRGYMYDRNGILVVDNRPAYNVTVTPVEFENKNLELLTEILKMEKGEVRERIEKGKKYNRFSPVKIKRDVDFQTLSFVEEYSGQLKGVEYQFEPKRYYPTKAHGSHLLGYIKEITESQLQKLGEFYRQGDIIGASGLEAGYEKYLRGKKGFELITVDAEGKIIGNYNDGKSDIQPVEGDDLELTLDIKVQALAESLLSDKRGAVVAIDPNDGGIIALVSKPDFNPELLSGVTPLNVWQQLNTDPTKPLFNRATLTNYPPGSTFKMLLALAALQEGIIDENWRVNCRGSFTFGNKVFKDMHVHGPTNVVEAIQRSCNVFFYQLMLKTGLPTWSRYGKQFGFGTPTGIDILEENSGLLPSEEYYNRRYGKGRWTQGYLVSLGIGQGELGVSPLQLAAYAMVLANEGKYYKPHVVDKIKEKENKKNIKIQTEMRQINLKKEVWKSVREGLYRAVNVSGGTGASARVPGINVAGKTGTAQNPHGKDHAWFIGFAPYENPKIAICVLVENVGYGGVFAAPIAGLCIEQFLYGEIIRNKLNQPKLILPKTETEQIRD, from the coding sequence ATGACTGAAAATGTTACATATCATTCACGAAAAAATGTATTTTATGTTATACTTGGAATTGTTTTTTTAGTTTTCTTAGGTCGCTTAATACAATTACAATTTTTATATAGCGAAAAATATGGTAAAATGTCGTCTGAAAACGCTATCCGCAATGTGGCTGTCGCTCCTCTGAGAGGTTATATGTACGACAGGAATGGAATTTTGGTAGTAGATAACCGGCCCGCTTACAATGTTACAGTTACACCGGTCGAATTTGAAAATAAGAATCTTGAACTTCTAACTGAAATATTAAAAATGGAAAAGGGAGAAGTTCGTGAACGGATAGAAAAGGGAAAAAAATATAATCGATTTTCACCCGTAAAAATTAAACGTGATGTTGATTTCCAAACTCTTTCATTCGTAGAGGAATATAGCGGACAACTCAAAGGTGTCGAATACCAGTTCGAACCAAAAAGGTATTATCCTACTAAAGCTCATGGTTCACATTTGCTCGGATATATTAAAGAAATAACAGAATCTCAATTACAAAAATTGGGAGAATTCTATCGGCAGGGTGATATAATAGGCGCATCGGGACTTGAAGCCGGATACGAAAAATATTTACGCGGTAAAAAAGGTTTCGAGTTAATTACTGTCGATGCAGAAGGTAAAATTATTGGCAACTATAACGATGGAAAAAGTGATATCCAACCTGTTGAAGGAGACGATCTTGAATTAACTCTCGATATAAAAGTTCAGGCTTTAGCAGAGTCGCTGCTCTCCGATAAAAGGGGTGCGGTTGTTGCAATCGATCCCAACGACGGAGGAATTATTGCATTAGTTAGTAAACCAGATTTTAATCCCGAATTGCTTAGCGGTGTTACACCGTTAAACGTGTGGCAACAATTAAATACTGACCCTACCAAACCACTTTTCAATCGAGCGACTTTAACAAATTATCCCCCCGGTTCGACTTTTAAAATGTTATTAGCTTTAGCCGCATTGCAAGAAGGCATCATCGACGAAAACTGGAGGGTAAACTGCCGTGGTAGCTTTACTTTTGGTAATAAAGTTTTCAAAGATATGCACGTTCACGGGCCAACTAATGTAGTTGAAGCTATTCAACGTTCGTGCAATGTTTTCTTTTATCAACTAATGTTAAAAACCGGATTGCCAACTTGGTCGAGATATGGAAAGCAATTTGGTTTTGGTACACCAACAGGTATTGATATACTTGAGGAAAATTCAGGGCTTCTTCCATCCGAAGAATATTACAATCGACGCTACGGCAAAGGAAGATGGACACAAGGTTATTTGGTCAGCTTAGGGATTGGACAAGGAGAGCTGGGTGTTTCACCGCTTCAGTTAGCCGCTTATGCAATGGTGCTTGCAAACGAAGGCAAATATTATAAACCGCATGTAGTTGATAAGATTAAAGAAAAAGAAAATAAAAAAAATATTAAAATTCAAACTGAGATGCGACAGATAAATTTGAAGAAGGAAGTTTGGAAATCAGTTCGTGAAGGATTGTACCGCGCAGTTAATGTTTCCGGTGGAACGGGTGCTTCAGCTCGTGTTCCCGGTATAAATGTAGCCGGAAAAACCGGTACTGCTCAGAATCCACACGGCAAAGACCACGCTTGGTTTATCGGTTTTGCACCATACGAGAATCCGAAAATCGCTATTTGCGTTTTAGTCGAGAATGTCGGCTATGGCGGCGTTTTCGCTGCCCCAATTGCCGGACTTTGTATCGAGCAGTTTTTATACGGCGAAATTATACGTAACAAACTGAATCAACCTAAACTTATTTTACCCAAAACTGAAACGGAACAAATTCGCGACTGA
- the mreD gene encoding rod shape-determining protein MreD, which translates to MGRYLKFIFISIIFIVLQTTVANIISIRSISPDFLLIWIVLIAIRYGQVESTLFGFAIGLLYDLATGGVIGLSSLSKSVSGFVAGYFYNENKTEITLGSYRFLLIVLLTALLHNLFYYLIYLQGSELNTFRSIVMIGGITALYTTTISLMPVFIFMRKYSFIR; encoded by the coding sequence ATGGGAAGATATCTTAAATTTATTTTCATCTCAATCATTTTTATCGTTCTCCAAACTACGGTCGCTAATATAATTTCCATCCGAAGTATTTCTCCCGACTTTTTACTTATTTGGATAGTGCTGATTGCTATCCGTTACGGACAGGTTGAGAGCACTCTGTTCGGATTTGCAATCGGGCTTCTTTACGATTTAGCAACCGGTGGTGTAATCGGGCTTTCTTCACTCAGTAAATCGGTCAGTGGATTTGTGGCAGGTTATTTCTATAACGAGAATAAAACTGAAATTACACTCGGCAGTTATCGTTTTTTGTTGATTGTGTTACTCACTGCTTTATTGCATAATTTATTTTATTATCTGATATATCTTCAGGGAAGCGAGTTAAACACTTTCAGGTCGATTGTTATGATTGGTGGAATTACTGCTCTTTACACTACAACTATTAGTTTGATGCCGGTGTTTATATTTATGAGAAAGTATTCTTTTATAAGATGA
- the mreC gene encoding rod shape-determining protein MreC, whose translation MQRILTLLIEFKEYFILTLLVLLSIILLTLNDNPQLKAIRSYTVATIGIIQNTLAMVPNIFELQRENEVLRKLNVTLLDETSRLRESKLENVSLRELLGFKEKIKYKFVAADVIGKTLHLQRNTITLNVGKNNNVNIDMPVVCEQGIVGRVVAVSTNYSIVQLLLNKDFRTSVKIQRSRVDGILAWDGSDRLMMKNVSKKQDVKIGDGAITSEYSKIFPPDIKVGVVASVIENPITLFKDILLEPSVDFTRLEQVFVITSIVDTERVNLENKFLERKK comes from the coding sequence ATGCAAAGAATTTTAACATTACTGATAGAATTTAAAGAATATTTTATTCTTACACTTCTTGTTTTGCTCTCTATAATTTTACTCACCTTAAACGATAATCCACAATTAAAAGCAATCCGTTCGTACACAGTTGCCACGATAGGAATAATACAAAATACATTAGCGATGGTGCCTAATATATTTGAATTACAGAGGGAAAATGAAGTGCTCCGTAAATTAAATGTTACACTTCTCGATGAAACCAGCCGGCTTCGTGAGTCAAAATTGGAAAACGTCAGCCTACGCGAATTGTTAGGTTTTAAAGAAAAAATTAAATACAAATTTGTTGCAGCCGACGTAATAGGGAAAACGCTTCACTTGCAGCGGAATACAATAACTCTGAATGTCGGTAAGAATAATAATGTAAATATAGATATGCCTGTTGTTTGTGAACAAGGTATCGTCGGAAGGGTAGTAGCAGTAAGTACAAATTATTCTATCGTTCAACTTTTATTGAATAAAGATTTCCGCACGAGTGTAAAAATTCAACGGAGCCGGGTAGATGGTATTTTAGCATGGGATGGCAGTGATAGATTGATGATGAAAAACGTATCAAAAAAACAGGATGTAAAAATTGGCGACGGTGCGATCACATCTGAGTATAGTAAAATATTTCCACCTGATATCAAAGTAGGTGTCGTAGCTTCGGTTATTGAAAATCCAATTACTTTGTTCAAAGATATTTTATTAGAACCGAGCGTTGACTTTACACGGCTCGAACAGGTTTTTGTTATCACCTCCATTGTTGATACAGAACGGGTGAATTTAGAAAATAAATTTTTGGAACGAAAAAAATAA